One Halictus rubicundus isolate RS-2024b chromosome 10, iyHalRubi1_principal, whole genome shotgun sequence genomic window carries:
- the LOC143358321 gene encoding uncharacterized protein LOC143358321 isoform X2: protein MGTESVYLLLLLSTTVIRRDLAWSEAASDCVVPNSKVDRLTRAEPGSESGSGSGTRIASVVEGSDLSAFLEELEGRLSRLERRLRAVEQPVWQMGTTEEDWEVCAEGPCRCQPEIKSVSCWRQDLLDLPAAQLVPRDVLKLDLSDNSIEHLPLNLFFSLHAVTHLRLSKNLLRELHRSQFFSTRNLRMLDASSNRLRTLPESLFLSTNLLVLLDLTCNRIATLTVGTFRGLTTLEELLLGKNRLSTLPNDLFGDLTNLRFLGLEDNRLKALPDQVFRGQTSLRELNARGNQLAEISGELLVPLKQLRSLEMSSNKITRIHPSAFHGLASLKDLQLGHNRIRNVTPGLFTGSGSLERLVLYANGIERLSRGAFRGLSNLTSLFLHSNHLRILHPELFQDTPNLQKLQLESNYLSSLPARILDPVASIEQLRLARNPWHCDCAASYLATWLQNRYRSRANATTDSSESFAAWEFGAGAVCRGPGTLGGRMLMRLSIYELCEGQWASMRGLTPRLPVDHGSAGNNSSRRGSDKPDEPSA, encoded by the exons ATGGGGACCGAGAGCGTTTACCTGTTGCTCCTTCTCTCGACGACGGTGATTCGCCGCGACCTTGCGTGGTCCGAAGCTGCGAGCGATTGCGTCGTTCCGAATTCGAAGGTCGACCGGCTGACAAGGGCGGAGCCAGGATCAGAGtcgggatcgggatcgggaACGCGGATAGCGTCCGTGGTCGAAGGCAGCGATCTCTCCGCGTTCCTCGAGGAACTCGAAGGTCGATTGTCGCGACTCGAGAGGAGATTGAGGGCGGTCGAGCAACCCG TTTGGCAGATGGGCACGACCGAAGAGGACTGGGAGGTATGCGCGGAGGGACCGTGTCGGTGTCAGCCCGAGATCAAGTCTGTGTCCTGCTGGCGACAGGACTTGCTGGATCTTCCGGCTGCGCAGCTCGTCCCGCGGGACGTGTTGAAATT AGATCTTAGCGACAACTCGATCGAGCATCTTCCGTTGAACTTGTTCTTCTCGTTGCACGCCGTGACGCATCTGAGACTGAGCAAAAATTTGCTGAGGGAGCTGCATCGCTCTCAATTTTTCAGCACGCGTAATCTTCGCATGCT GGACGCTTCCTCGAACAGGCTGCGAACGCTGCCCGAGAGCCTGTTCTTGAGCACGAACCTGCTGGTGTTGCTCGATCTCACGTGCAATCGGATCGCGACGCTGACGGTGGGTACGTTCCGCGGATTGACCACGCTCGAGGAGTTGCTCTTGGGAAAGAACCGTCTCTCGACCTTGCCGAACGATCTGTTCGGCGACCTGACGAACCTCAGGTTTCTCGGTTTGGAGGACAATCGGCTGAAGGCGTTGCCCGACCAAGTTTTCCGCGGACAGACGTCGCTTCGGGAGTTGAACGCGAGAGGCAATCAACTCGCGGAGATATCCGGCGAATTGCTGGTCCCGCTGAAGCAGCTGCGTTCCCTCGAAATGTCCAGCAACAAGATAACACGG ATCCACCCGTCCGCCTTTCACGGGCTCGCGTCGCTCAAAGATCTTCAGCTCGGCCACAATCGAATACGAAACGTGACGCCGGGCCTGTTCACGGGCTCGGGCTCGCTGGAGCGACTGGTGCTGTACGCGAACGGCATCGAGAGGTTGTCGCGCGGCGCGTTTCGCGGCCTCTCGAACCTGACGTCCCTGTTTCTGCACTCGAACCATCTGAGGATACTGCATCCGGAGTTGTTCCAGGACACGCCGAATCTGCAGAAATT ACAGCTGGAATCGAACTATCTGTCCTCGTTGCCGGCTCGAATCTTGGACCCCGTAGCGTCCATCGAACAGCTTCGCCTGGCCCGGAATCCATGGCATTGCGACTGCGCCGCCTCCTACCTGGCAACGTGGCTGCAGAACCGATACCGATCTCGAGCGAACGCCACCACGGATTCGTCCGAGAGTTTCGCGGCATGGGAGTTCGGTGCCGGAGCGGTCTGCAGGGGTCCCGGCACTCTGGGAGGCAGGATGCTGATGCGTTTATCGATCTACGAGCTCTGCGAAGGACAATGGGCCTCGATGAGAGGCCTGACGCCGCGATTGCCCGTCGATCACGGCTCGGCCGGTAACAATTCTTCCCGTCGCGGGTCCGACAAGCCGGACGAACCGTCCGCCTAA
- the Sema5c gene encoding semaphorin 5c has product MDSRRGSTLLAMLGTLVAVLSAADDFRRISYDDLVDTALFQEEGVTAYSQLLFDVARQQVVVGARDKLYRLTLTSLTPLEHAEWPAPEDKINMCQNKGQTVEDCHNYVKVLLSNGKSLFTCGTYAFSPWCTWREIENITSVTSEMSGVAMCPYSPHANVTALLARGPTGGLFTGAPTDFSGADPAICRTLASPNLRTHQYDSRWLNDPQFVGSFETEDHVYFLFRESAVEYINCGKKIYSRIARVCKNDRGGQIMMREVWTTFSKARLNCSLPGEFPFYYDEIQGAVYHPEEGIVYATFTTPVNGIAGSAICAFNMSAITDSFEGPFKHQENSGAAWQKGPVPHRSRQRCGISADVAPHQIVDSQRYQLMDDAVQPTTPEPLRVATLERFTHIALDQTPTKLHRGVTVLYVATEAGLIKKISVLPRTRETCVLEVWGPLPSTPLTLQFLKDTQSLYVGTEIGLSRLPAVQCHRHRSRQACLNAQEPYCGWNELTMKCAPAPRQNHLANHWHQEVTKCPVLTDPVDGGWSAWSSWSVCQHGHGHPHAHSHLHSHSYSDHAEVTDSCQCQIRECNNPLPQHGGAGCTGARVRVTNCTVHGGWTAWSAWSACSQTCGLAMRTRRRSCTNPAPAFGGRVCVGHDHDDIVCIDLPPCPAPTKVATPPPQSGQWSSWGPWNSCSRPCNTGIRVRRRTCENTSLRKSGGVECNGCDVQVEECNSHRCVETKRYSGWTPWLAANATALQTGGNLGYAEKRFRFSCRAQTDDPSSVRVQLAKEEERYCKNDGSCTRGSLGQSGYGDLATETGWSEWSSWRACDRPCGGGSQRRVRQCESPPCEGGSSLQTKACNTHPCRSTTLNGGGSGSGATAVVAESQWSSWTEWSEWSECSTSCGSGVRTRTRECLGPEDCEGPRLVREACETPSCESLYGWDTWSRWTPCDEDRQQHRKRLCVEHADGACQGPARETRDCLPDCMGNDVNALRSSVEQSGVTIGVVVASCAVGFLVGLALTAVLGYCYLKRRQRPVPGSPHYAAKQNPYVTVPLKEVNAKRQPSFSGSTNGNGTLRGKNNANVNGLGSPKPYPKSLDYESATLKRNSHGQQHIRVDLDQDKYY; this is encoded by the exons ATGGATTCGAGACGAGGCTCGACGCTGCTGGCGATGCTGGGAACGCTGGTCGCGGTCCTGAGCGCCGCCGATGACTTTCGACGCATCTCCTACGATG ATTTGGTGGACACCGCGCTGTTCCAGGAAGAGGGAGTCACCGCGTACTCTCAGCTGCTGTTCGACGTGGCCAGACAGCAGGTTGTCGTCGGAGCACG AGATAAGCTGTACCGATTGACCCTGACGTCGTTGACGCCGCTGGAGCACGCCGAGTGGCCCGCCCCGGAAGACAAGATCAACATGTGCCAGAACAAGGGGCAGACCGTCGAGGACTGTCACAACTACGTCAAGGTGCTCCTCAGCAACGGGAAGAGCTTGTTCACATGCGGCACTTACGCGTTCAGCCCGTGGTGCACCTGGAGAGAG ATCGAGAACATCACCAGCGTGACCAGCGAGATGTCGGGCGTGGCGATGTGCCCGTACTCGCCGCACGCGAACGTGACCGCTCTCCTCGCCAGAGGACCCACCGGAGGGCTGTTCACCGGCGCGCCGACCGACTTTTCCGGCGCCGATCCGGCGATTTGCAGAACGCTCGCGTCGCCGAATCTTCGCACCCACCAATACGACTCCAG GTGGTTGAACGATCCGCAGTTCGTCGGCAGTTTCGAGACCGAGGACCACGTCTACTTCCTGTTCCGCGAGTCCGCCGTCGAATACATCAACTGCGGCAAG AAAATCTACTCCAGGATCGCGAGAGTCTGTAAAAACGACCGGGGCGGACAGATCATGATGAGAGAAGTGTGGACGACGTTCAGCAAAGCGCGGTTAAACTGTTCGCTTCCCGGCGAGTTTCCGTTCTACTACGACGAGATCCAAGGCGCGGTCTATCATCCGGAAGAGGGCATCGTTTACGCGACCTTCACCACGCCCGT CAACGGCATCGCCGGCTCGGCGATCTGCGCGTTCAACATGTCTGCGATCACCGACAGTTTCGAGGGACCGTTCAAGCACCAGGAGAACTCGGGCGCGGCCTGGCAGAAAGGACCGGTCCCCCATCGGTCGCGGCAACGGTGCGGAATTTCCGCCGACGTGGCGCCTCACCAGATCGTCGACAGCCAGAGGTATCAGTTGATGGACGACGCTGTTCAGCCGACGACCCCCGAGCCGCTCCGCGTCGCGACCCTCGAGAGGTTCACGCATATCGCGCTCGACCAAACTCCGACGAAGCTGCACCGCGGCGTCACCGTGCTCTACGTCGCCACGGAGGCCGGCCTGATCAAGAAGATCTCGGTCCTGCCCAGGACTCGGGAGACCTGCGTTCTTGAGGTATGGGGACCGTTGCCGTCCACTCCGTTGACCCTGCAATTTCTCAAGGACACGCAGAGCCTGTACGTCGGCACGGAGATCGGACTGTCGAG ACTACCCGCGGTCCAGTGTCATCGGCACCGCAGTCGCCAGGCCTGCTTGAACGCCCAGGAGCCGTACTGCGGCTGGAACGAGCTGACGATGAAATGCGCCCCGGCGCCCAGGCAGAACCATTTGGCGAACCATTGGCACCAGGAGGTGACCAAGTGTCCGGTCCTGACGGATCCCGTGGACGGCGGGTGGAGCGCCTGGAGCTCTTGGTCCGTCTGCCAGCACGGTCACGGGCATCCTCACGCTCACTCGCACCTGCACTCGCACTCCTACTCGGATCACGCGGAG GTGACGGACAGCTGTCAGTGCCAGATCAGAGAGTGCAACAATCCGCTGCCGCAGCACGGCGGAGCCGGTTGCACCGGCGCCAGGGTACGCGTCACCAATTGCACCGTGCACGGCGGCTGGACGGCCTGGTCGGCTTGGTCCGCGTGCTCCCAGACCTGTGGTTTGGCCATGAGAACGCGTCGACGATCCTGCACGAACCCGGCCCCCGCTTTCGGCGGCAGAGTCTGCGTCGGTCACGATCACGACGACATCGTCTGCATAGATCTTCCGCCTTGCCCGGCGCCAACCAAAGTCGCGACGCCGCCCCCCCAGTCCGGTCAGTGGTCCTCGTGGGGTCCCTGGAACTCGTGTTCTCGACCTTGCAACACCG GCATACGAGTACGCAGGAGAACGTGCGAGAACACCTCGCTGCGGAAATCCGGCGGCGTCGAGTGCAACGGATGCGACGTTCAG GTCGAGGAGTGCAACAGCCATCGGTGCGTCGAGACCAAGAGGTATTCCGGGTGGACACCGTGGCTCGCGGCGAACGCCACCGCTCTGCAGACCGGCGGCAATCTTGGATACGCCGAGAAACGTTTCCGGTTCAGCTGTCGAGCGCAAACCGACGACCCGTCGAGCGTCAGGGTACAGCTCGCCAAAGAGGAGGAGCGTTACTGCAAGAACGACGGTTCCTGCACGAGAGGCAGCCTAGGCCAGAGCGGATACGGGGATCTCGCGACGGAGACCGGATGGAGCGAGTGGTCCTCTTGGCGGGCCTGCGATCGTCCTTGCGGCGGAGGTTCGCAGCGCAGG GTGAGGCAATGCGAATCGCCGCCGTGCGAGGGAGGATCGTCGCTTCAGACGAAAGCGTGCAACACGCATCCCTGTCGATCGACGACGTTGAACGGCGGCGGCAGCGGTAGCGGCGCGACAGCCGTCGTCGCGGAAAGTCAGTGGTCCTCGTGGACCGAGTGGTCCGAGTGGTCCGAGTGTTCGACCTCGTGCGGCTCGGGCGTTCGGACCAGAACCAGAGAATGCCTCGGTCCGGAGGACTGCGAGGGACCGCGCCTGGTCCGCGAAGCCTGCGAGACGCCGAGCTGCGAGTCCCTGTACGGTTGGGACACTTGGTCGAGATGGACCCCGTGCGACGAGGATCGCCAACAGCATCGAAAGCGTTTGTGCGTCGAACACGCGGACGGGGCTTGTCAGGGACCGGCCAGAGAGACGCGCGACTGTTTACCGGATTGCATGGGCAACG ACGTGAACGCATTACGATCGAGCGTCGAACAGTCGGGCGTTACGATCGGCGTGGTGGTCGCGAGCTGCGCGGTCGGATTCCTGGTCGGTTTGGCGCTGACCGCGGTCCTCGGCTACTGCTATCTGAAACGACGCCAGCGGCCAGTCCCGGGCAGCCCGCACTACGCCGCCAAGCAGAATCCGTACGTGACGGTCCCCTTGAAAGAG GTGAACGCCAAACGGCAGCCCAGCTTCTCCGGAAGCACGAACGGCAACGGAACTCTCCGGGGAAAGAACAACGCGAACGTGAACGGCCTCGGTAGCCCGAAACCGTATCCGAAGAGCCTCGACTACGAGTCCGCCACGCTGAAACGCAACAGCCACGGACAGCAGCACATCCGAGTCGACCTCGACCAGGATAAATACTATTGA
- the LOC143358321 gene encoding uncharacterized protein LOC143358321 isoform X3, with protein MGTESVYLLLLLSTTVIRRDLAWSEAASDCVVPNSKVDRLTRAEPGSESGSGSGTRIASVVEGSDLSAFLEELEGRLSRLERRLRAVEQPVWQMGTTEEDWEVCAEGPCRCQPEIKSVSCWRQDLLDLPAAQLVPRDVLKLDASSNRLRTLPESLFLSTNLLVLLDLTCNRIATLTVGTFRGLTTLEELLLGKNRLSTLPNDLFGDLTNLRFLGLEDNRLKALPDQVFRGQTSLRELNARGNQLAEISGELLVPLKQLRSLEMSSNKITRIHPSAFHGLASLKDLQLGHNRIRNVTPGLFTGSGSLERLVLYANGIERLSRGAFRGLSNLTSLFLHSNHLRILHPELFQDTPNLQKLQLESNYLSSLPARILDPVASIEQLRLARNPWHCDCAASYLATWLQNRYRSRANATTDSSESFAAWEFGAGAVCRGPGTLGGRMLMRLSIYELCEGQWASMRGLTPRLPVDHGSAGNNSSRRGSDKPDEPSA; from the exons ATGGGGACCGAGAGCGTTTACCTGTTGCTCCTTCTCTCGACGACGGTGATTCGCCGCGACCTTGCGTGGTCCGAAGCTGCGAGCGATTGCGTCGTTCCGAATTCGAAGGTCGACCGGCTGACAAGGGCGGAGCCAGGATCAGAGtcgggatcgggatcgggaACGCGGATAGCGTCCGTGGTCGAAGGCAGCGATCTCTCCGCGTTCCTCGAGGAACTCGAAGGTCGATTGTCGCGACTCGAGAGGAGATTGAGGGCGGTCGAGCAACCCG TTTGGCAGATGGGCACGACCGAAGAGGACTGGGAGGTATGCGCGGAGGGACCGTGTCGGTGTCAGCCCGAGATCAAGTCTGTGTCCTGCTGGCGACAGGACTTGCTGGATCTTCCGGCTGCGCAGCTCGTCCCGCGGGACGTGTTGAAATT GGACGCTTCCTCGAACAGGCTGCGAACGCTGCCCGAGAGCCTGTTCTTGAGCACGAACCTGCTGGTGTTGCTCGATCTCACGTGCAATCGGATCGCGACGCTGACGGTGGGTACGTTCCGCGGATTGACCACGCTCGAGGAGTTGCTCTTGGGAAAGAACCGTCTCTCGACCTTGCCGAACGATCTGTTCGGCGACCTGACGAACCTCAGGTTTCTCGGTTTGGAGGACAATCGGCTGAAGGCGTTGCCCGACCAAGTTTTCCGCGGACAGACGTCGCTTCGGGAGTTGAACGCGAGAGGCAATCAACTCGCGGAGATATCCGGCGAATTGCTGGTCCCGCTGAAGCAGCTGCGTTCCCTCGAAATGTCCAGCAACAAGATAACACGG ATCCACCCGTCCGCCTTTCACGGGCTCGCGTCGCTCAAAGATCTTCAGCTCGGCCACAATCGAATACGAAACGTGACGCCGGGCCTGTTCACGGGCTCGGGCTCGCTGGAGCGACTGGTGCTGTACGCGAACGGCATCGAGAGGTTGTCGCGCGGCGCGTTTCGCGGCCTCTCGAACCTGACGTCCCTGTTTCTGCACTCGAACCATCTGAGGATACTGCATCCGGAGTTGTTCCAGGACACGCCGAATCTGCAGAAATT ACAGCTGGAATCGAACTATCTGTCCTCGTTGCCGGCTCGAATCTTGGACCCCGTAGCGTCCATCGAACAGCTTCGCCTGGCCCGGAATCCATGGCATTGCGACTGCGCCGCCTCCTACCTGGCAACGTGGCTGCAGAACCGATACCGATCTCGAGCGAACGCCACCACGGATTCGTCCGAGAGTTTCGCGGCATGGGAGTTCGGTGCCGGAGCGGTCTGCAGGGGTCCCGGCACTCTGGGAGGCAGGATGCTGATGCGTTTATCGATCTACGAGCTCTGCGAAGGACAATGGGCCTCGATGAGAGGCCTGACGCCGCGATTGCCCGTCGATCACGGCTCGGCCGGTAACAATTCTTCCCGTCGCGGGTCCGACAAGCCGGACGAACCGTCCGCCTAA
- the LOC143358322 gene encoding cysteine sulfinic acid decarboxylase, giving the protein MEGSRSSTKGTTLGLLKRLLEILREENVFDESGNEPVVRFVQPEELRNLMSIDLTEEPASEEDIETAMRETIRYSARTFSPHFHNQLYAGIDEYGLAGSWLTDVFNTSQYTYEVAPVFTLMERLVIEKSLNLVGYPALPDGDGILCPGGSISNMYGMVAARYKMFPEVKTKGLTGLPPLVCFTSEAGHYSISKGAHWLGLGTDRVCKVKTDRLGRMLPEELKSAIAEARKQGNVPFFVNATCGTTVLGSLDPLPEIAAICREEGLWLHVDACLGGTLLLSEKYRARLKGIELSNSVAWNPHKMLGAPFQCSLFLIKGKNLLHEANCAGAKYLFQQDKHYDVSWDTGDKSLQCGRKVDAVKLWLMWKARGTRGLRESVDNAMRATEYFFERIKNREGFRLVLPSYESCNVCFWYVPPSMRGEQETQEWWNKLYGITTKIKERMMLEGSLMVGYTPLSYKNHGNFFRMVVTCQPPPTEASMNYAIEKIEQLGRDL; this is encoded by the exons ATGGAAGGATCACGATCATCCACCAAGGGAACGACGCTCGGGCTGCTGAAGCGGCTTCTCGAGATCCTGCGGGAGGAGAATGTGTTCGACGAGTCGGGTAACGAGCCCGTGGTGCGGTTCGTTCAACCGGAGGAGTTGAGG AACCTGATGTCGATCGACTTGACCGAGGAGCCGGCCTCCGAGGAGGACATCGAGACGGCGATGCGAGAGACCATCAGATACTCGGCGAGAACGTTCAGCCCGCATTTCCACAATCAGCTGTACGCGGGCATCGACGAGTACGGACTGGCGGGTTCTTGGTTGACGGACGTGTTCAATACAAGCCA GTACACATACGAGGTGGCACCGGTGTTTACGTTGATGGAACGACTGGTGATCGAAAAGTCTTTGAACTTGGTCGGCTACCCTGCGTTGCCGGATGGCGATGGCATTCTGTGCCCCGGTGGAAGCATCTCTAACATGTACGGAATGGTGGCCGCTCGATACAAAATGTTCCCGGAAGTGAAGACAAAAGGTCTGACGGGTCTACCGCCGTTGGTTTGCTTCACAAGCGAGGCTGGCCACTACTCGATCTCGAAGGGAGCTCATTGGCTGGGACTGGGAACCGATCGGGTCTGCAAAGTGAAGACCGATCGGTTGGGACGTATGCTGCCCGAGGAGTTGAAGTCGGCCATCGCGGAGGCGAGGAAACAGGGAAACGTGCCGTTCTTCGTGAACGCCACTTGCGGAACGACGGTTCTCGGATCGCTCGATCCGCTACCCGAAATTGCCGCGATCTGTCGAGAGGAGGGTCTGTGGCTGCACGTCGAC GCCTGCCTAGGCGGTACGCTGTTGCTATCGGAAAAGTATCGAGCGCGACTAAAGGGAATCGAGCT CTCGAATTCCGTGGCTTGGAATCCGCACAAGATGCTCGGCGCTCCGTTCCAGTGTTCGCTGTTTTTGATCAAGGGTAAGAATTTATTGCACGAGGCGAATTGCGCGGGCGCCAAGTACCTCTTCCAGCAGGACAAGCACTACGACGTATCCTGGGACACGGGCGACAAGAGCTTGCAATGCGGAAGAAAG GTAGACGCGGTCAAACTGTGGCTGATGTGGAAAGCGCGAGGCACCAGAGGACTTCGCGAATCCGTCGACAACGCGATGCGCGCGACCGAATACTTTTTCGAGCGTATCAAGAATCGCGAGGGATTTCGGCTGGTGCTGCCCAGCTACGAGAGCTGCAACGTCTGCTTCTG GtacgtgccgccgagcatgcgCGGTGAACAGGAAACGCAGGAATGGTGGAACAAATTGTACGGGATCACGACGAAGATCAAGGAACGCATGATGCTCGAAGGCTCGCTGATGGTTGGCTACACGCCGCTCAGCTACAAAAATCACGGAAACTTCTTCCGTATGGTCGTCACCTGTCAACCTCCTCCGACGGAAGCTTCGATGAATTACGCGATCGAGAAGATCGAACAACTTGGCCGTGATTTGTAA
- the LOC143358321 gene encoding uncharacterized protein LOC143358321 isoform X1 produces the protein MGTESVYLLLLLSTTVIRRDLAWSEAASDCVVPNSKVDRLTRAEPGSESGSGSGTRIASVVEGSDLSAFLEELEGRLSRLERRLRAVEQPVWQMGTTEEDWEVCAEGPCRCQPEIKSVSCWRQDLLDLPAAQLVPRDVLKLDLAGNRLTALHRDTFLDMTRLNHLDLSDNSIEHLPLNLFFSLHAVTHLRLSKNLLRELHRSQFFSTRNLRMLDASSNRLRTLPESLFLSTNLLVLLDLTCNRIATLTVGTFRGLTTLEELLLGKNRLSTLPNDLFGDLTNLRFLGLEDNRLKALPDQVFRGQTSLRELNARGNQLAEISGELLVPLKQLRSLEMSSNKITRIHPSAFHGLASLKDLQLGHNRIRNVTPGLFTGSGSLERLVLYANGIERLSRGAFRGLSNLTSLFLHSNHLRILHPELFQDTPNLQKLQLESNYLSSLPARILDPVASIEQLRLARNPWHCDCAASYLATWLQNRYRSRANATTDSSESFAAWEFGAGAVCRGPGTLGGRMLMRLSIYELCEGQWASMRGLTPRLPVDHGSAGNNSSRRGSDKPDEPSA, from the exons ATGGGGACCGAGAGCGTTTACCTGTTGCTCCTTCTCTCGACGACGGTGATTCGCCGCGACCTTGCGTGGTCCGAAGCTGCGAGCGATTGCGTCGTTCCGAATTCGAAGGTCGACCGGCTGACAAGGGCGGAGCCAGGATCAGAGtcgggatcgggatcgggaACGCGGATAGCGTCCGTGGTCGAAGGCAGCGATCTCTCCGCGTTCCTCGAGGAACTCGAAGGTCGATTGTCGCGACTCGAGAGGAGATTGAGGGCGGTCGAGCAACCCG TTTGGCAGATGGGCACGACCGAAGAGGACTGGGAGGTATGCGCGGAGGGACCGTGTCGGTGTCAGCCCGAGATCAAGTCTGTGTCCTGCTGGCGACAGGACTTGCTGGATCTTCCGGCTGCGCAGCTCGTCCCGCGGGACGTGTTGAAATT GGATCTGGCAGGGAATCGATTGACGGCGCTACACAGGGACACCTTTTTGGACATGACGCGGCTGAATCATCT AGATCTTAGCGACAACTCGATCGAGCATCTTCCGTTGAACTTGTTCTTCTCGTTGCACGCCGTGACGCATCTGAGACTGAGCAAAAATTTGCTGAGGGAGCTGCATCGCTCTCAATTTTTCAGCACGCGTAATCTTCGCATGCT GGACGCTTCCTCGAACAGGCTGCGAACGCTGCCCGAGAGCCTGTTCTTGAGCACGAACCTGCTGGTGTTGCTCGATCTCACGTGCAATCGGATCGCGACGCTGACGGTGGGTACGTTCCGCGGATTGACCACGCTCGAGGAGTTGCTCTTGGGAAAGAACCGTCTCTCGACCTTGCCGAACGATCTGTTCGGCGACCTGACGAACCTCAGGTTTCTCGGTTTGGAGGACAATCGGCTGAAGGCGTTGCCCGACCAAGTTTTCCGCGGACAGACGTCGCTTCGGGAGTTGAACGCGAGAGGCAATCAACTCGCGGAGATATCCGGCGAATTGCTGGTCCCGCTGAAGCAGCTGCGTTCCCTCGAAATGTCCAGCAACAAGATAACACGG ATCCACCCGTCCGCCTTTCACGGGCTCGCGTCGCTCAAAGATCTTCAGCTCGGCCACAATCGAATACGAAACGTGACGCCGGGCCTGTTCACGGGCTCGGGCTCGCTGGAGCGACTGGTGCTGTACGCGAACGGCATCGAGAGGTTGTCGCGCGGCGCGTTTCGCGGCCTCTCGAACCTGACGTCCCTGTTTCTGCACTCGAACCATCTGAGGATACTGCATCCGGAGTTGTTCCAGGACACGCCGAATCTGCAGAAATT ACAGCTGGAATCGAACTATCTGTCCTCGTTGCCGGCTCGAATCTTGGACCCCGTAGCGTCCATCGAACAGCTTCGCCTGGCCCGGAATCCATGGCATTGCGACTGCGCCGCCTCCTACCTGGCAACGTGGCTGCAGAACCGATACCGATCTCGAGCGAACGCCACCACGGATTCGTCCGAGAGTTTCGCGGCATGGGAGTTCGGTGCCGGAGCGGTCTGCAGGGGTCCCGGCACTCTGGGAGGCAGGATGCTGATGCGTTTATCGATCTACGAGCTCTGCGAAGGACAATGGGCCTCGATGAGAGGCCTGACGCCGCGATTGCCCGTCGATCACGGCTCGGCCGGTAACAATTCTTCCCGTCGCGGGTCCGACAAGCCGGACGAACCGTCCGCCTAA
- the LOC143358353 gene encoding uncharacterized protein LOC143358353: protein MRLEIGVAILVGVAFLRSGADGQYVLGETWANDLTRNLGLLNRNIQENVHQLNQRISDTVGAEVAQVRRLTDNLNEGIARGTIKTTGGVNIVSGNNLIVSDNGGTRIVQSGRTSNGTAYVREISETVMGDTLRHVDKIHYPATNVTRVYGFTLDLNDVGTNPVPIDPSTLQ from the exons ATGAGGTTGGAAATCGGCGTGGCGATACTCGTCGGCGTGGCATTTTTGCGCAG CGGCGCGGACGGCCAGTATGTTTTGGGTGAGACCTGGGCGAACGACCTGACCAGGAATCTCGGTTTGTTGAACAGAAACATTCAGGAGAACGTGCATCAACTGAATCAACGCATATCGGACACGGTGGGGGCCGAGGTGGCTCAAGTCCGACGATTGACGGATAACTTGAACGAAGGGATAG CTAGGGGCACGATAAAAACGACCGGCGGCGTTAACATCGTTAGCGGCAACAACCTTATTGTGTCGGACAATGGTGGGACGAGGATCGTCCAATCGGGTCGCACGTCCAACGGAACTGCGTACGTTCGCGAGATCTCGGAAACCGTCATGGGCGACACGTTGCGACACGTCGACAAGATCCACTATCCGGCGACGAACGTGACGAGAGTGTACGGGTTCACCCTCGATCTAAACGATGTCGGTACCAATCCCGTGCCGATCGACCCGTCGACGTTGCAGTAA